One Caballeronia sp. NK8 DNA window includes the following coding sequences:
- a CDS encoding aromatic ring-hydroxylating dioxygenase subunit alpha has protein sequence MSSPVDRNSQEVDAAQALVKRGLRNYWYPVSPSWRVGNAPVGVTRLSEQIVLWRDQQGKVHALEDRCPHRGARLSLGWNLGTSVACWYHGVEVNGQGTVTNVPAVADCPLEGRKCVKSYPVEERAGAIFLWFGDEAHQDPAPLELPEELASEEYSSFLCVGNWKVNYQYVIDNVMDPMHGAYLHSVSHSMADGDKRAEMRVRKTERGLMFEKVGQRDVNFDWVELGETGNLWMRLAIPYAKKFGPGGSFGIVAMATPVDEDNSQCFFWRTRKVSGWERDAWRFLYRNRLEGLHWNVLEQDRSILEGLAPNAVDHEFLYQHDVGITRVRRLMKQRAQQQLEDLQALGGNTETSNATTGSST, from the coding sequence ATGTCGTCCCCCGTCGATCGGAATTCTCAAGAAGTCGATGCCGCCCAAGCGCTGGTCAAGCGCGGGCTACGGAACTACTGGTACCCAGTCTCGCCCAGCTGGCGAGTGGGCAACGCGCCGGTCGGCGTGACGCGGCTGAGCGAGCAGATCGTTCTGTGGCGCGACCAACAAGGCAAGGTGCACGCACTGGAAGACCGTTGCCCGCATCGGGGCGCACGTCTTTCGCTGGGCTGGAATCTTGGTACCAGCGTCGCATGCTGGTACCACGGCGTCGAGGTGAACGGGCAAGGGACGGTGACCAATGTGCCGGCGGTTGCGGATTGCCCGTTGGAGGGCCGCAAGTGCGTGAAGTCGTATCCGGTAGAGGAGCGTGCTGGCGCAATTTTCTTGTGGTTCGGAGATGAGGCTCACCAAGATCCGGCGCCATTGGAGTTGCCCGAAGAGTTGGCATCGGAGGAGTATTCCAGTTTTCTATGCGTCGGCAACTGGAAGGTGAACTACCAGTACGTGATCGACAACGTCATGGACCCGATGCATGGTGCTTATCTGCATTCGGTGTCGCACTCGATGGCAGACGGCGACAAGCGCGCAGAGATGCGGGTGAGGAAGACCGAACGAGGTTTGATGTTTGAGAAGGTCGGGCAGCGCGATGTGAACTTCGATTGGGTCGAATTGGGCGAGACGGGCAATTTGTGGATGCGCTTGGCGATTCCGTATGCCAAGAAGTTCGGCCCGGGTGGCAGCTTCGGCATCGTGGCAATGGCCACGCCGGTTGACGAAGACAATAGCCAGTGTTTCTTCTGGCGCACGCGCAAGGTCTCAGGTTGGGAGCGAGACGCGTGGCGCTTTCTGTATCGCAACCGCCTCGAGGGCCTGCACTGGAACGTGCTGGAGCAAGACCGTTCCATTCTTGAGGGCCTCGCGCCAAACGCAGTAGATCACGAGTTCCTTTATCAGCACGACGTAGGCATTACGCGCGTACGCCGTTTGATGAAACAACGCGCGCAGCAGCAGCTTGAAGATCTGCAGGCGCTCGGCGGTAACACGGAAACTTCTAACGCAACGACGGGAAGCTCGACTTGA
- a CDS encoding porin, translating into MDALHGRQTIYEAPLRNILIGVCTAVSCCPALAQSNVSLYGSQDVGIGYFNNVGGSSKWTTVNTMSPDRFGLVGQEDLGGGLKTVFRLENGFYTTTGAMALPGTIFNRQAYVGLTKERLGTITLGRQTPFNFDWLGPLSTAYNAADWYMFHPGNIDELAATSNVQYSNSLKFTTSNYGGLTAGAMLGLGNTANFGFGRNLSVGINFERGPLRASAVYSDEHNRSVLVSTTGLSMFQGQPASSYMADRIENMGAGATYNVVDTLTLHALYTRTKLTSGQRSDVYQTIDGGATYRLTPAYSIAAGAFTTTLAGMRWTEYTVGSVYALSKATQLYADALLEKASGGAKAAIFTVGPSSNGTQLGVIAGLHHSF; encoded by the coding sequence ATGGATGCGTTGCACGGCAGACAAACAATTTATGAGGCTCCATTGAGAAACATTCTGATAGGTGTTTGCACAGCAGTGTCTTGCTGTCCCGCGCTGGCACAATCAAACGTCTCGCTGTACGGCAGCCAGGACGTTGGCATTGGATACTTCAACAATGTTGGTGGATCCAGCAAGTGGACCACAGTCAACACGATGTCCCCTGATAGGTTCGGGCTAGTTGGACAAGAGGACTTAGGCGGCGGTTTGAAAACCGTTTTCCGGTTGGAAAACGGCTTCTATACAACCACAGGCGCCATGGCGTTGCCGGGAACGATCTTCAACCGCCAGGCGTACGTTGGGCTTACGAAGGAGCGGCTCGGAACCATTACTCTCGGGCGTCAGACTCCGTTCAACTTTGACTGGTTGGGCCCGCTGAGCACCGCCTATAACGCGGCCGACTGGTATATGTTTCACCCAGGAAACATCGATGAGCTCGCCGCGACCAGTAATGTGCAGTATTCGAACAGTTTGAAGTTCACGACTTCAAACTACGGCGGGCTAACGGCTGGCGCGATGCTGGGGCTGGGCAATACCGCAAACTTCGGATTCGGCCGTAACCTTAGTGTAGGCATCAACTTCGAGCGTGGTCCGCTACGAGCTAGTGCTGTCTATTCTGATGAGCATAATCGATCTGTCTTGGTCTCGACGACGGGGCTTTCCATGTTTCAAGGCCAGCCTGCATCAAGTTACATGGCGGACCGCATCGAGAACATGGGAGCAGGCGCGACGTACAACGTTGTAGACACGCTCACGCTGCACGCCTTGTACACAAGGACCAAACTGACAAGCGGACAGCGCTCCGACGTTTATCAAACCATCGACGGAGGTGCAACGTACCGTCTGACCCCGGCATACTCGATTGCAGCAGGTGCCTTCACGACGACGCTGGCGGGCATGCGCTGGACCGAATACACAGTGGGAAGCGTCTACGCCCTTTCTAAGGCGACTCAGCTTTATGCGGATGCGCTCCTCGAAAAGGCGTCTGGTGGCGCGAAAGCTGCAATTTTCACAGTTGGACCATCTTCCAATGGCACTCAGCTCGGTGTGATTGCCGGACTGCACCACTCTTTTTAA
- a CDS encoding AraC family transcriptional regulator: MQPPSDTKDPSIGISLPDPQHPDGEWHMDLLSKALSDLRSDTVVTGRFTLSAPWAFVKPAVPGVPFRMCTGNPFYLVVEGMHPVFVQEGDFVLLPHGHQHTLCSSLDIPAIPLATLLRENDVHPRVNTPLTVRAGGNGPVSDIYTSIVGFRETRRNPFLSVLPPLIHIHSGDPAVPPWLKTTLTSFIEESMSCQPGWAMAASRLADVLFIHLLRAYLTNTAARDAGWLRAMTDTHLVKAMALIHRQPSRPWTVDDLAAEAGMSRSRFSARFLELVGETPIAHLTAYRMYLAAGQLMHGKARLMEVAHNVGYSSEKAFTRAFRRWAGMPPMKYGKTATDMRDLTGYPF; encoded by the coding sequence ATGCAGCCACCGTCCGATACGAAGGACCCGTCTATCGGTATCAGCTTGCCCGATCCGCAGCACCCGGACGGGGAATGGCATATGGACCTTCTGAGTAAGGCACTGTCTGACCTGCGGTCAGACACGGTCGTCACCGGTAGATTTACGCTCTCCGCGCCATGGGCTTTTGTGAAGCCGGCCGTCCCAGGCGTTCCCTTCCGAATGTGTACTGGTAACCCGTTCTACTTGGTCGTTGAAGGCATGCATCCGGTCTTTGTGCAAGAGGGCGATTTTGTCCTGCTGCCGCACGGCCATCAACATACGTTGTGTTCGTCGCTTGACATCCCGGCTATCCCATTGGCAACGCTCTTGCGTGAGAACGATGTACACCCGAGGGTGAACACGCCGCTGACCGTCCGTGCAGGTGGAAACGGACCTGTAAGCGACATCTACACGAGCATTGTCGGATTCCGGGAGACTCGCCGGAATCCGTTTTTGTCGGTCCTGCCTCCTCTAATTCACATCCATTCGGGGGACCCTGCCGTTCCCCCGTGGCTGAAAACTACGCTTACGAGCTTCATTGAAGAGTCCATGAGCTGCCAGCCTGGATGGGCAATGGCTGCTTCGCGACTTGCCGACGTACTGTTCATTCATTTATTGCGCGCGTACCTAACCAATACCGCCGCGCGCGACGCCGGTTGGCTTCGAGCAATGACCGATACGCATCTCGTCAAAGCGATGGCTCTGATTCATCGGCAACCGAGCCGTCCCTGGACCGTCGACGATCTTGCCGCCGAGGCGGGTATGTCCCGGTCGCGGTTCAGCGCGCGGTTCCTTGAACTTGTTGGAGAAACTCCAATCGCGCACTTGACTGCTTATCGCATGTATCTAGCCGCCGGGCAATTGATGCACGGCAAAGCTCGGCTAATGGAGGTGGCTCACAACGTCGGATATTCGTCAGAGAAAGCCTTCACTCGCGCTTTTCGCAGATGGGCAGGTATGCCTCCGATGAAATATGGCAAGACTGCAACCGATATGCGCGACCTGACCGGCTATCCATTTTAA
- a CDS encoding VOC family protein, which yields MTILGIEQIKYGVTDLATCRSFFKDWGLKEVSHDERQVRFETLNGCTVIAVDANDPSLPPAFEEGSTLREVTWGVGSREELDALRGRFEGQPAHFESDNAIGCIDPTGMAIRIEVTRRREVDIKASTSNTWGNATRIDTPGVIYDHAEPIEVGHVVLFTNRLAEQEKFYHELLGFEVSDRYPGRGTFMRCAAHGGHHDLFMLQLPDGKPGLNHVAFTVRDIHEVFGGGLHVSRCGWSTKLGPGRHPISAAYFWYFENPAGGLIEYYSDEDVLTPNWQPREFEPSPTMFAEWAIDGGLDGNTRRQKNAKAPDGRFMTEKAPGKA from the coding sequence ATGACGATTTTAGGCATAGAGCAAATCAAGTACGGCGTGACTGATCTGGCGACATGCAGGTCCTTCTTCAAGGACTGGGGACTGAAGGAAGTGTCTCACGATGAGCGACAGGTTCGCTTTGAAACGCTTAACGGTTGCACGGTCATTGCGGTGGATGCGAACGACCCGTCGCTGCCGCCCGCGTTCGAGGAAGGCTCGACGTTGCGGGAGGTGACGTGGGGCGTGGGCAGCCGTGAAGAACTTGATGCGTTGAGGGGTCGTTTTGAAGGCCAGCCGGCGCACTTCGAATCGGACAATGCCATCGGATGCATTGATCCGACCGGAATGGCGATCCGCATTGAGGTGACACGCAGGCGCGAGGTGGACATCAAGGCTTCGACCTCAAACACGTGGGGCAATGCGACGCGTATTGACACCCCGGGGGTGATCTACGATCACGCGGAGCCTATCGAGGTTGGACACGTCGTGTTATTTACGAACCGGCTGGCCGAGCAGGAAAAGTTCTACCACGAACTGCTTGGGTTCGAGGTTTCCGACCGATATCCGGGGCGCGGCACGTTTATGCGATGTGCGGCCCACGGTGGGCACCACGATCTGTTCATGCTGCAATTGCCAGATGGCAAGCCGGGGCTTAATCACGTCGCGTTCACGGTGCGCGACATCCATGAAGTTTTTGGCGGGGGCTTACATGTGAGTCGCTGCGGCTGGAGCACCAAGCTGGGCCCGGGTCGTCATCCGATTTCCGCTGCGTACTTCTGGTACTTCGAGAACCCGGCTGGCGGGTTGATCGAGTACTACTCGGACGAAGACGTGCTCACGCCCAACTGGCAACCGCGCGAGTTCGAGCCGAGTCCGACCATGTTTGCCGAGTGGGCAATCGATGGCGGACTCGATGGCAACACCCGCCGCCAGAAAAACGCAAAAGCACCCGACGGACGTTTCATGACGGAGAAGGCGCCCGGTAAAGCGTGA
- a CDS encoding thiamine pyrophosphate-binding protein has translation MSSKTTVGDVIAAFLEQCGVQTAFGVISIHNMPMLDAIGRRGKIRFVGARGEAGAVNMADGLARVSGQLGVAFSSTGTGAGNPAGAMVEALTAGTPLLHLTGQIEAQYLDRNCGYIHEVPRQLEMLAAISKAAYRVRNAETALATVREAVRVAQTAPTGPVSVEIPIDIQGAEIDWPADLSAPQITTPAHNSAQVERLADALASAKRPLLWLGSGARHATRQVERLVALGFGVVTSVHGRGVLPEDHPMSLGAFNAHAAVEKFYQTCDAVVVVGSRLRGNETMKFKLALPKPLYRIDADVLAENRSYPSELFVHGDAALVLDELATRLEGRLSVDDRFAADLAAVHEAAVADMVKGLGPYKPLVQALQAVAGRDYNWVRDVTISNSSWGNRLLKIFTPRASAYAVNGGIGQGLQMAIGAAAANSAAKTICIVGDGGLMLNVGELATAVQENLDLLIVLMNDQRYGVIKNIQDKQYNGRNYYVELKQPDFGQLCASMGVKHHLLTSFDHVQQVLEEGIKESGPVVVEVDMLAIGDFATPFAGPATKKPEPVDPNPEKLRFYG, from the coding sequence ATGTCTAGTAAAACTACCGTTGGCGATGTGATCGCCGCTTTTCTCGAGCAGTGCGGCGTGCAAACGGCGTTCGGCGTGATTTCGATTCACAACATGCCGATGCTTGATGCGATTGGTCGACGGGGCAAGATTCGATTTGTTGGCGCACGAGGCGAGGCGGGCGCGGTGAATATGGCCGACGGTCTGGCTCGCGTCTCAGGTCAGCTCGGCGTAGCGTTTTCGAGCACGGGTACGGGCGCAGGCAACCCTGCTGGTGCGATGGTTGAGGCACTGACTGCGGGCACGCCACTGCTGCACCTTACCGGTCAGATCGAGGCGCAGTACCTGGATCGCAACTGTGGCTATATTCATGAGGTGCCGCGTCAGTTGGAGATGCTCGCGGCGATCTCGAAGGCCGCCTACCGCGTGCGTAACGCTGAGACAGCACTGGCGACGGTGCGCGAAGCGGTGCGCGTTGCGCAGACAGCGCCGACGGGCCCGGTGAGCGTCGAGATTCCGATCGACATCCAAGGTGCCGAAATCGATTGGCCGGCCGATCTTAGCGCACCGCAAATCACTACGCCCGCACATAACAGCGCGCAGGTCGAGCGACTCGCCGATGCGCTTGCTAGTGCCAAGCGGCCGTTGCTGTGGCTTGGTTCCGGAGCGCGCCACGCAACGCGTCAAGTCGAGCGGCTAGTCGCGCTGGGTTTTGGCGTGGTGACAAGTGTGCATGGACGCGGCGTGCTGCCTGAAGACCACCCGATGTCGCTCGGCGCTTTCAATGCACACGCTGCGGTGGAGAAGTTCTACCAAACGTGCGACGCGGTGGTGGTAGTCGGCTCCCGTCTGCGTGGTAACGAGACGATGAAATTCAAGCTGGCCCTGCCCAAGCCCCTCTACCGGATTGATGCAGATGTGCTCGCGGAGAACCGCTCCTACCCGAGCGAGTTGTTCGTGCATGGCGATGCGGCACTAGTGCTCGATGAACTGGCAACTCGGCTGGAGGGCCGCCTTTCGGTAGACGACCGCTTTGCAGCCGATCTTGCCGCAGTTCACGAGGCCGCGGTGGCAGACATGGTCAAGGGTCTTGGACCGTACAAGCCGCTCGTTCAAGCGTTGCAGGCGGTGGCGGGGCGCGACTACAACTGGGTCCGCGACGTGACGATCTCCAACTCATCCTGGGGCAACCGGCTGTTGAAAATCTTCACGCCGCGCGCGAGCGCATATGCGGTCAACGGCGGCATCGGGCAAGGTTTGCAGATGGCAATCGGTGCGGCGGCGGCGAATTCGGCGGCCAAGACGATCTGTATCGTCGGCGACGGCGGGCTGATGTTGAACGTGGGTGAACTTGCCACGGCGGTTCAGGAGAACCTTGATCTGCTGATCGTGCTGATGAACGACCAGCGCTACGGCGTGATCAAGAACATCCAAGACAAACAGTACAACGGACGAAACTACTACGTTGAGTTGAAGCAGCCTGATTTTGGGCAACTGTGCGCGAGCATGGGGGTGAAACATCACCTGTTGACTTCCTTTGACCACGTTCAGCAGGTGCTCGAAGAGGGAATCAAAGAAAGCGGACCCGTGGTTGTCGAAGTCGACATGCTCGCTATCGGTGATTTCGCCACCCCGTTCGCAGGACCCGCTACGAAAAAGCCTGAACCAGTTGATCCCAATCCGGAGAAACTGAGGTTCTACGGCTAG
- a CDS encoding methyl-accepting chemotaxis protein, with protein sequence MNSSPKHAQYMITRSNKTSILYANASFARAAGYSVDDVVGSGYMRYLDPDTPKEVLRDIGATLSRGVRWEGILGMRRRDGTVLFTRTSMSPWYEGGRIVGTTTVRTGATETEIAAALRLHRRLATPGAIVGINCGRLVYKSWAKPFNVFRVTQDLAALLGIAALPALMTSATVLLFEANGSHLSAGMLHALLLSSSAFSLTAVALLRKRMRKPLVDCETQLHLIASGELSYKASNAVAVAGDPLTNALNLTRESLVSMVSELRAELSEMTTSIDQLSEGNMDLSGRTERQAAATAEITATLGRLVELVGSTTGHAENAATVAKTATEGSLRGLRAVESVVECMADIARGADQMKEVTKAIQAIAAQTNLLALNAAVEAARAGEHGRGFSVVAQEVRRLAASASEATADIGTLIQQSLQRAKEGQTRVDVAHLVIKDLARAVDTVGDLMSEVSGGSKQQSASLDEIHHRLGQIDEDTQRNAALVEQTTAATEALAVQARALESTAAVFR encoded by the coding sequence GTGAACAGTAGCCCGAAGCATGCGCAATACATGATTACCCGGTCAAACAAGACATCCATACTTTACGCGAACGCTTCGTTTGCCCGGGCGGCTGGTTATTCGGTTGACGATGTGGTGGGATCGGGTTACATGCGATACCTCGATCCCGACACGCCGAAAGAGGTGCTCAGGGACATTGGCGCGACTCTTTCAAGGGGCGTGCGGTGGGAAGGCATCTTAGGGATGCGGCGTCGGGACGGAACCGTCCTTTTTACGCGTACCAGCATGTCCCCATGGTATGAGGGGGGCCGCATCGTAGGCACAACGACGGTAAGGACGGGCGCAACGGAGACTGAAATTGCGGCTGCGCTGAGGTTGCATCGACGTCTAGCGACACCCGGCGCGATAGTGGGGATTAACTGTGGGCGACTTGTGTACAAAAGTTGGGCCAAACCGTTCAACGTTTTCCGAGTAACTCAGGACCTCGCCGCCCTCCTTGGAATCGCCGCCTTACCCGCGCTGATGACGAGCGCCACGGTTCTTCTCTTCGAGGCGAATGGCAGTCATCTAAGCGCCGGTATGCTCCACGCCCTCCTTCTGTCATCGTCAGCATTCTCATTGACGGCAGTAGCGCTTCTGCGCAAGCGGATGCGAAAGCCGCTGGTTGACTGCGAGACACAGTTGCACCTGATAGCATCGGGAGAGTTGTCATATAAGGCCAGCAACGCAGTCGCCGTTGCCGGAGACCCGCTGACAAACGCGTTGAACCTTACCCGGGAAAGTCTCGTATCCATGGTGTCTGAGTTGCGGGCCGAACTATCCGAGATGACGACGTCGATCGATCAGCTATCCGAAGGCAACATGGATCTCTCCGGTCGGACCGAACGACAAGCTGCGGCGACAGCCGAAATTACGGCCACTCTGGGTCGGCTGGTTGAACTCGTCGGCAGCACAACCGGTCATGCCGAGAACGCTGCAACAGTTGCGAAAACCGCGACTGAGGGATCGCTCCGCGGCCTGCGAGCGGTGGAATCCGTTGTTGAATGCATGGCCGACATCGCTCGCGGTGCGGACCAGATGAAGGAAGTTACCAAAGCGATACAAGCGATCGCCGCTCAAACCAATCTTCTCGCGTTGAATGCCGCGGTTGAAGCGGCAAGGGCTGGCGAGCACGGACGCGGATTCAGTGTGGTGGCGCAGGAAGTCCGCAGGCTCGCTGCCAGTGCTTCCGAAGCAACCGCGGACATCGGCACGCTAATCCAGCAGTCATTGCAGCGAGCGAAAGAGGGCCAAACCCGCGTCGACGTGGCGCATCTCGTCATCAAGGACCTTGCGCGAGCGGTCGATACCGTCGGAGATCTGATGAGCGAAGTCTCTGGCGGCAGCAAGCAGCAAAGCGCCTCTCTCGACGAGATTCATCATCGGCTCGGCCAGATTGACGAAGATACGCAGAGAAACGCCGCGTTAGTCGAACAGACGACTGCTGCAACGGAAGCTCTTGCTGTCCAAGCTCGCGCGCTTGAGTCAACGGCTGCTGTCTTTCGCTGA
- a CDS encoding xanthine dehydrogenase family protein molybdopterin-binding subunit, which translates to MKQSTIGHETPQVTARDKVTGVALYGGDLKMPGMLHLKVLRSPHAHARIVRIDTEAARALPGVHLVLTGEDTPERLSGVMHKQHRILATGKVRFIGEEVVAVAAVDEETARDALDLIHVEYEELPAVLNPDHALMQGTIEVHQGTGNIAHEYHICQGDVDKAFETAAAVYEATYETHSQYPGYLEPMATVAWMGANDRLNVWTPSQMPFLQRMRFAEALDRPVSTIRIIQATTGGGFGGKTVEECNSLICAWVATKTRRPVRFLNSRLDDFQGARASVPERIWLKMGVSADGIIVAKDVRIIAECGAYAGLAPEVLQVSVMRSDNMHRTLKNVRSHATLVYTNCPPRGAFRGFGGTQMTFCVSSHLSVLADKIGMDPIDLHTLNAVRSGDVTVHGFEVGSSGLSECLAQVRTAMNWDEKRRRPKGAGAKRRGIGMGAAIHVSGNRAMGNWDGSTIALKINPDGRVMLYTGEADIGQGANTMLAQICSHELSIPIDHVTVMPLDTDSSPYGLGSVASRVTVNGGMAAIKASKEALGKLLALAADKLGVPESELTFENGEVFSESAGTTGAERARISYGDLARMHIYRHGGEGLQVTSTYDPPTVMANSQQYGNVAPAYSFAAQGVEVEVDIETGKVSIVDTYISDDCGKALNPLAVHGQSCGAVTQGIGWTLYEQLHYQDCRLMNGNFADYTMPTADSIPEIRSGIVESNDPNGPYGAKGASETAIVPGAGAIANAVYDAVGVRINSLPITPEKVLAGLAELAKLKVIETEPEHAGI; encoded by the coding sequence ATGAAACAATCCACCATTGGCCATGAGACGCCGCAAGTAACTGCGCGAGATAAAGTTACTGGGGTCGCTTTGTATGGCGGTGACCTCAAGATGCCAGGAATGTTGCATCTGAAGGTCCTACGGAGTCCGCATGCCCATGCTCGGATTGTGCGAATCGACACCGAAGCGGCCCGCGCCCTTCCCGGCGTCCACCTGGTTCTGACCGGCGAAGACACGCCGGAGCGTCTCTCCGGCGTCATGCACAAGCAGCACAGGATTCTTGCAACCGGCAAAGTTCGCTTCATCGGGGAAGAGGTGGTGGCGGTCGCTGCTGTCGATGAGGAAACGGCTCGCGATGCACTCGATCTCATACATGTCGAATACGAAGAACTGCCTGCGGTATTGAATCCCGACCATGCGTTGATGCAGGGCACGATCGAGGTTCATCAAGGCACTGGAAATATCGCGCACGAGTATCACATCTGTCAGGGCGACGTGGATAAGGCCTTTGAGACCGCAGCCGCGGTTTATGAGGCAACCTACGAAACGCATTCGCAGTACCCCGGTTATCTTGAACCAATGGCGACAGTTGCCTGGATGGGGGCGAACGACCGGCTCAATGTGTGGACTCCATCTCAAATGCCGTTCCTCCAGCGGATGAGGTTTGCGGAAGCGCTCGATCGTCCTGTCTCTACTATTCGGATCATTCAGGCTACGACGGGCGGAGGGTTCGGCGGGAAAACGGTTGAAGAATGCAATAGTCTTATTTGTGCGTGGGTGGCCACGAAAACCCGTCGGCCTGTTCGGTTCTTGAATAGTCGGCTTGACGATTTTCAGGGGGCTCGAGCGAGCGTTCCGGAGCGTATTTGGCTCAAGATGGGCGTGAGCGCTGACGGCATTATCGTCGCAAAGGATGTTCGTATCATCGCTGAATGCGGAGCGTACGCCGGTCTGGCTCCGGAAGTTCTTCAGGTGTCGGTAATGCGAAGCGACAACATGCACCGCACGCTAAAAAATGTTAGGTCGCACGCTACCTTGGTATATACGAACTGCCCGCCGCGTGGCGCATTCCGAGGCTTCGGTGGTACCCAGATGACCTTCTGCGTGAGCAGCCATTTGAGCGTGCTCGCGGATAAGATTGGGATGGACCCAATTGACCTTCATACGTTAAATGCCGTGCGTTCTGGTGATGTGACCGTTCACGGGTTCGAGGTTGGAAGCAGCGGTCTAAGTGAGTGCCTGGCGCAAGTGCGCACAGCGATGAACTGGGACGAGAAAAGGCGCCGTCCGAAAGGAGCCGGAGCGAAACGTCGAGGCATCGGTATGGGTGCTGCGATACACGTGAGTGGAAATCGAGCAATGGGTAACTGGGACGGCTCCACGATTGCGCTTAAGATTAATCCGGACGGCCGAGTGATGCTGTACACAGGCGAGGCCGACATCGGACAAGGCGCCAACACAATGCTGGCCCAAATATGTTCGCATGAGTTGTCGATTCCCATCGACCACGTCACTGTGATGCCGCTCGATACGGACTCCTCGCCATACGGGCTCGGTTCAGTCGCTTCGCGAGTCACAGTCAACGGCGGCATGGCAGCAATAAAAGCCTCGAAAGAGGCCTTAGGCAAACTACTTGCCCTGGCAGCGGACAAACTGGGCGTGCCGGAAAGCGAGCTGACGTTCGAAAACGGCGAGGTCTTTAGTGAGTCGGCAGGTACGACCGGCGCCGAACGGGCGCGGATCTCGTATGGCGACTTGGCCCGGATGCACATCTACCGCCATGGCGGTGAGGGGCTGCAGGTTACCTCAACTTATGACCCTCCGACTGTGATGGCGAACTCGCAGCAGTACGGTAACGTCGCGCCTGCCTATTCGTTCGCCGCGCAAGGCGTCGAGGTCGAAGTGGACATTGAGACCGGCAAGGTTTCGATCGTCGACACCTACATTTCTGATGACTGCGGCAAAGCGCTAAACCCGCTTGCCGTGCACGGCCAGAGCTGTGGGGCCGTGACTCAGGGGATCGGCTGGACCCTGTATGAACAATTGCACTACCAAGATTGCCGTCTTATGAACGGAAATTTTGCTGATTACACAATGCCGACCGCGGATTCAATTCCTGAGATTCGCTCAGGGATCGTGGAATCAAATGATCCAAATGGTCCCTACGGTGCAAAAGGGGCAAGCGAGACGGCGATCGTTCCTGGTGCCGGTGCCATAGCGAACGCGGTGTATGACGCCGTTGGGGTCCGCATCAACAGTTTACCTATCACGCCAGAGAAAGTCCTTGCAGGGCTCGCTGAACTGGCGAAACTCAAAGTGATCGAGACGGAGCCGGAACATGCGGGAATTTGA
- a CDS encoding IclR family transcriptional regulator — MTRDIDEDAGLDGRSGPYFVPGLDRGLRILMEFSPREPVLGAPELARRLEIPRTTVFRLLQTLESLGFLERADKDKSYRLGVAVLRLGFEYLSSLELTDFGAPIIERLRDETGLTSHIVIRDGRDIVFVAKAQSYESGFSSVRVHVGTRLPAYATVHGRLLMSGLTFKELKALFPESRLQQYTDRTPQTVTQLYKLIQEDIQRGFVVSESSFERGISVVTAPVRDDVGQVTAVITVTIPRAEITPRELASGLVEKVRAAADELSLRLNYRPEAISKPSRYLKSLGL; from the coding sequence ATGACGAGGGATATTGACGAAGATGCCGGCTTGGATGGCAGAAGCGGTCCGTACTTCGTGCCTGGACTTGACCGGGGGTTGCGTATATTGATGGAATTCTCGCCGCGCGAGCCGGTGCTTGGCGCACCGGAGCTAGCGAGGCGGTTAGAAATTCCTCGGACGACTGTCTTTCGCTTGCTGCAAACGCTGGAATCGCTCGGTTTTCTCGAGCGCGCTGACAAAGACAAAAGCTATCGATTGGGCGTTGCCGTGTTGCGCCTCGGATTCGAGTATCTGAGCTCCCTAGAGTTGACAGACTTCGGCGCTCCTATTATCGAGCGGCTGAGAGATGAGACCGGTTTAACCAGTCACATTGTAATTCGCGACGGGCGAGACATTGTGTTCGTTGCCAAGGCTCAAAGCTACGAATCTGGTTTCTCGTCGGTTCGGGTTCATGTCGGCACCAGACTTCCCGCTTACGCAACCGTACACGGCCGCCTTCTTATGAGCGGGCTAACTTTTAAAGAACTGAAGGCTCTCTTTCCCGAATCAAGGCTTCAACAATACACTGACCGTACTCCGCAGACGGTCACCCAGTTGTATAAGTTGATCCAGGAGGATATCCAACGCGGATTCGTGGTCAGCGAATCGTCGTTTGAACGCGGAATCTCGGTTGTTACCGCTCCCGTTCGGGACGATGTTGGACAAGTTACCGCAGTCATCACTGTAACTATTCCGCGAGCGGAGATTACGCCCCGAGAGCTTGCAAGCGGCCTCGTCGAGAAGGTTAGAGCGGCGGCAGACGAACTGTCGCTGCGGCTGAATTACCGTCCGGAGGCCATCTCCAAACCTTCGCGCTATTTAAAGTCTCTCGGACTTTGA